CAGATCGGTGATCTTCATCAGCATCTTGGGGAACATGTGCGGCTTGTGGGGCCTCCTCCGCCTCACGTAGATCTTCAACGCCTCCAGGAGGGGCTCCTGCAGGACGTCCACCTTCTCTGCCTGCTCCAAGTCCTGACGATCTGTGGATGAACACAAGAGTACGGAAAAGTGTGTCAATAATCTGTCATAATCACAGTTAGCCACTAGATGGTGCCCCTGCTGTTTCATCCACAGAAGTGGGCCAACACTGGACTTTGCGAAGGCACCCATTTGGGCTTTTCCAGACTGTCAGGTGGCAAAGAGAATGTTCAATAAATGTACctccacacaacaaacagatggCGCTGAGCAGCCCTGTCTCAGCATCATCCATCTCCAGGGGAAGGAGCTGGTTGGCAAAGGCGAACACCAGGTCGGTGAGTGGACCGAAGCCGGCGTTGTGCATCTGGGTTCGGTTTAGCGTGAGTCCATCTGAGAAAGTCATGGTGTCTTGCTCTGGTGTGTAGCGTGTACAGATCCGAAGTATCTGtggacagcagagacagaactGGTTGTTGATTTGGttctttttgaaaatgtgcGAAAAATTCTGAGAACAAAAATGCAGGGGTCACCGTTCTTACCAGGATGTCCAGACAGGCTGCTTTGAGCAGAGTGATCTGATCGGCGATGGTGAGCGTTGTGAAGCCGGGCAGCTGCTTCGCGAACTCCACCGTCTTTATGATGCACTTGGTGGAGAGTTCACTGAACTTGTCCCAGAGGTCTACGTCCAAGGACACACGTCTTTCTGAGCTGTTACTCTGGAAGGAGtagaagaggaggggaaaacaattagatatttttttattttattatctgttTTAACCCACTTTATGCAGGGGACATAATGAACTAAAACAaatgcaggcacacacagatTGCCAGTGTCGTGCTACTGACCGTAGTGTATTTGCCCAACTGGCAGAGAGACGGGAAGGTTTCCTGGTGTGCCTTGCGAACCCTGTCGATCATCTGCTCTGTGTCGGCACTCAGCACGTAGCTCTCTGTGCACTCCTGCTTCTTctcatccttcttcttcttgttccgGTCGTTTCTCACTGCTATAAGAAGCACAGGAGAGAGGATTAGCGTGTGTGACAGAAATCACTGATTTCAacctgcagtaaaaaaaaaaaaaaaaaacgttatgtGGTCTATGTAAGACATATAAATCTGTATAGGTCCTCACATCAAGGCACAGCCACGAGGAAAACTGAGATCGAGATTAAAGGAGAAGTCATCAGCAGGAGAGGATGCTCtatctgcagcagcagagcgtCACTGCTTCACTTCCCTTATCCGATGCTTTAAAGATAAATGTTGTGAGGCAGCGCCATCGGAGAAGCACCACAGTAATggagggtggggtggggtggggtggggggggtggtggtggggggggggactctTGAAATAATCCAATGTGGTTTCCCTCTGGGCGATCTGGCTGAGAATAGTGTGCTCACcccaaatgacaaaaaacactAGGCGGGGTGTTTAGCATTGGAATCCCATTACAGCCTCCATCCATTTCTCCCGGCCCATCCAGACCGGGGTGCAGTttagctctgaatgtgtgtgtgtgttgagggtgGGGGTGTGATGGGGTGCCAGTTGATAAATAGTGGTGGTGGATGGAGCTATCCATAAGGGTGACAAATTGCCACAGCTTTCATTAGAGGTCCCGGCTAATCTAATAACATAATATGACAAATATCCCGCCTCTAATGGCTTTAAAAGGGCTCGGCTGCTGCGCCCATACCGGAAAAAACCTTCcagctctctctcactctctctctcggttATACAACACaagctctctctcctctcatctcattCTCACCAGTGCTCCCCTTTCAAAAATTGTACTTCTTGTGCTTTAAATCATCCCACTTTCCTAAACTCATCTCTATCAGTCCTCGCATCTCCACCTCCCCTCCAGGTACCTGAATTTCCCCCAGCCGCTGACCTGAGATCAGATTTTCCTTGTCTTAATCCTAACCTTGACCATTAAGGGTGGGAGCGCTCAGGCTGATGGGAGAT
Above is a genomic segment from Sparus aurata chromosome 20, fSpaAur1.1, whole genome shotgun sequence containing:
- the raraa gene encoding retinoic acid receptor alpha-A isoform X4; translated protein: MAGKGNPVPGPHLNGFPMPTYSYFFPHMLGSLSPPSLPGLPISGYSTPSPATIETQSTSSEEIVPSPPSPPPPPRVYKPCFVCQDKSSGYHYGVSACEGCKGFFRRSIQKNMVYTCHREKNCIINKVTRNRCQYCRLQKCLEVGMSKESVRNDRNKKKKDEKKQECTESYVLSADTEQMIDRVRKAHQETFPSLCQLGKYTTSNSSERRVSLDVDLWDKFSELSTKCIIKTVEFAKQLPGFTTLTIADQITLLKAACLDILILRICTRYTPEQDTMTFSDGLTLNRTQMHNAGFGPLTDLVFAFANQLLPLEMDDAETGLLSAICLLCGDRQDLEQAEKVDVLQEPLLEALKIYVRRRRPHKPHMFPKMLMKITDLRSISAKGAERVITLKMEIPGSMPPLIQEMLENSEGLESGAAGSRPSGAPPGSCSPSLSPSSAQSSPATQSP
- the raraa gene encoding retinoic acid receptor alpha-A isoform X3 translates to MMYESVDVVGLNPSPNPFLMMDYYNQSRGCLIPEKGLVPGAPHPYSTSIRNQHWNGSNHSIETQSTSSEEIVPSPPSPPPPPRVYKPCFVCQDKSSGYHYGVSACEGCKGFFRRSIQKNMVYTCHREKNCIINKVTRNRCQYCRLQKCLEVGMSKESVRNDRNKKKKDEKKQECTESYVLSADTEQMIDRVRKAHQETFPSLCQLGKYTTSNSSERRVSLDVDLWDKFSELSTKCIIKTVEFAKQLPGFTTLTIADQITLLKAACLDILILRICTRYTPEQDTMTFSDGLTLNRTQMHNAGFGPLTDLVFAFANQLLPLEMDDAETGLLSAICLLCGDRQDLEQAEKVDVLQEPLLEALKIYVRRRRPHKPHMFPKMLMKITDLRSISAKGAERVITLKMEIPGSMPPLIQEMLENSEGLESGAAGSRPSGAPPGSCSPSLSPSSAQSSPATQSP